The Homo sapiens chromosome 21, GRCh38.p14 Primary Assembly DNA window tggcttcaagttggggttcccacaaccccGTTTGCTGGCGTGGCTCACAGTGCTCAGGGAAACATGACGTCAGCATTCTCCCCCGGGGAGTGGGGGACCCTCTCAGGAGAGGGTCCTGAGACCCACAGTCAGAAAGGCGGGGAACATTAGAGTCCTGCTTTGGGGCAGGTAAAGGGCAGGCGGGAAGGTCAGAGGCTGCCCGAGGCCCGACACAGCCAACGTCGTAACAGAAAGCTAACAAGCAGCACGGGAGTTAGGAGCCGGAAACCAGCGTCTGAGTCTCAGCACCGCAGCccgggttctgccagctgctccGGAAGGTTCCAGGGCGTGGGCCCTCTCGCCCTGGTGGCCTCCTGCTGCACCACTTCCTGATCCTCCTGCTTCCTATGcttatttctgtttaaaaaacaggaaaatatgttCACATCAAACGCGCATATGTGCAGCCATGCCCATGTCCCTTGCTGCAGCTGACTGAGGGTCTGGAGCTGTGCCTAGGAAGCCCCCCAGGAATAGACCCTGGTTGTGAGGCTGTCTGAGGAGGCCTTTTGTCTCCCGGTAGGAGCACGTTTGCCGTGGACGGGAAAGATTGCAAGGTGAATAAAGAAGTGGAGCGTGTCCTGAAGGAGTTCCACCAGGCCGGGAAGCCCATCGGGTGTGTACAGCCGTGCAGGCctcggggagggagggaggagggtgcgTGGGCCCGCGGCCTCTGTTCTCAGCCAGGAGCTGCCGCTGATCCTGAAAACTCACAGCTGCTTTTCTTGTTTTAACTGAGGGGATTTCACACGATGTCACTGGTGACTTAACAGGAAGGAGAGGCACAGTGCACTTCCCTAGAGGAGGCCTGGAATTCTCTTGGCTCCCAGAGGTGTCCCTAGGCAGTCCCTCAGGACCCCTATCCTTTACCAGACCCCTTCTCCCAAGCCCCTTAGCCACAGTACCCCCAACCCCGCTGACTTCTGGCCAGTCACTGCAGCACGTGCTCCATCCCTGACGCCATCCACTCCCAGCGGCCTCCCTCCTGGGGAGCCACAGCCAACCACGCCCCTTTGTCCCTGCTCAGACAAAGCCTGGGTCCTGAGGTTGGCGGCACGAGTAGGGCGCCCACTCCTTCATCCACGTAAGCGCCTTGGCTTACGTGGCGGGTCGCAGCCCCGCAGGGAGTGTGTGCTCTTCAGCGTCTGCTGCCGGGAAGTCACTCTCAGATGTGTGAGGGTGACCCAGCAAGGCCGGGTTCCGCCTCGGCAGGTGTGATGCTTCCACGAGCCTCCCGGCACCTGCTCCTTGGTGGTCCTGGAACGCGGCGCTGTGCTGTCCAGGTCTCAGCTGCGTCTGGTGCTGGCAGGGCGAGAGCCGCACTTGCGTGGGTGAACATCAGTGAGGCGCACTCGCGATGGCCGCTCACTACCGAGTTCTGTCAGCCGAACAAGGATGAGGATCTATCGGAATCCTCTGTCTCCCCATCCACAGTCACTCACTTAAGGACCTGCCTGGTCACTGTCCAGGGAGGCCCCTAAAGTGGAGCCTCAGGAAGAGGTGCAGGCtcagagctcctgaaggaggTCCCTGCTGCAGCCGTGTCACAGCCGGGGTGAAGGTTTCGCCCATGGTCTCCACCTCGGGATCCCGTCCTTGTCAGAGAAGTGTTCCTTGGATGAGCGCCCAGAGGGAGGAGCCCATGGCCCTTTCTTCTGTGACTGATTAAAAATCTCGATGAAACAAGACAGCCCCTGGCAGGTGAACCACTGCCTCTGAGCATGCCTCCCCTGAAAACAGTGTGGGGCGCAAGCCCATCTCCTCCCCAATCCAGCCATGAGGCTCCCCTGGAAACAGCACAGGGCGCAAGCCTGTCTCCTCCCCGGTCCAGCCATGAGGCTCCCCTGAAAACTGCAGGGCACAAGCCCGTCTGCTCCCCGGTCCAGCCATGGGGCTTCCGTGCACGGTGACCCACAGGCTTTTTTCCTGAGGAAACCTAAATCCTTTCCCACTGGCCCCACCCACCCCTCAGCCTGGTGTCAGAGGCCTGCGTGGCCAGCCAGGGGCTGTTAGGCGGCCCAGCCGCTCACTGCTGGGACCCCTTCCTTGAATGCAGTAGTCGAGGTGGGCGCTGGGCTGTGCCAGGAGCCACTGTGGCATCTGTAGCTGGCAGTTGATGGCTGGGCGGCTGCACGCAGCGTCGGGAGCTGCTGAGAACCTGCTTCCTGGACTTTCTGCCTGCGCAGAGGGCGGCAGGGGGGTTTCATCTCATAGGCAGCCAGAAGTTGCTTCAGGACATGCAGTTTTGGGGGCGGGTTTGTTTtgagagtatcgctctgttgcccaggctggagtgatcttggctcactgcaacctccgcctcccggggtcaagcaattctcctgcctcagcctcccaagtagctgggattacaggtgtctgccaccaggccgaacttttgtaattttaatagagacaagttttcgccatgttagtcaggctggtctcgaactcccgacctcaggtgttctgcctgcctcagctgcccaaagtgctgggattacaggcatgagccactgcacctggctgtgaaATGTGTTTTTAACAGTGTTTCGTTACAGCTCACGGTAGCAGTTTCCACCTGGGCCTGTCGGGAGTGGGTAGGACTGTAGACAGCGGGAGGAGGGATGAAGGGTGCGGGGTGTTGAGGGCAGGGTGGGGCCTGACAGCTGTGGGCTACACCACaggttgccaggggatggggcTGCTGTTAATGAGGCCGTACTCCTTCCACTGTTGCCCCTGGGTGGCCATGAGGCGCTGGACGACACAGGTCACTGAAGGCCCTGCTgtgggcacagtgcctggcacacaggggcCTCTGTTGACTTGGCAGGGAGGGGTTCCTGATGAAGCAGAAGCAGGTCCCAGGGGTGGGTGTGGCAGGACCCTCAGTTTCAGGGCTGCTGCGGCCTGTGCGTCAGGGTCAGGGGCGTGCGTCCACCAGCCTGCACTTGTTGAGAGTTGTGCTGCAGGTCGGAGGCTGGCGAGGCTGCTCCTGGCCCGTTGTGCCTCCTGTAGAAGGGGGGCTGGTGTGAATGAGAAGTGCAGCTGTGTTATCTATTGCTGGGTCACAGACCACCCCACAACTCAGGGCTGGGGCAGCCGCACATCATTACCCTCTCTGTGAGTGGACTTTGGCAGCCCGGGACTCTCGCCAGTCTGGGGTGTCCTGGGGCTTGGGGCTTAGCCCATGGCTGTTGGGGGTTCCCCTCAGGGGTCCTTGGCCTGGTGCTTGAGTGCCTGCAGGGCGTGCTTGGCGGGGAGTGGGGCTGAGGACACCTCACTCTCAGCCTTGAGTCACCTGGTGCCACCTCCATCACATCCCATGGGCCACAGCCTTCTGGCAGCGCAGGCTCACAGGGGGCAGGGTCGGCAGGGCTCCCGTGGCAGGGCAGCCTGGGGTCATGGCGAGGGTAATTTCTGTTCTGCAGGCCATGCAGCCTGCCTGACCCGTGTTCTTTTCGCCTTTCAGCTTGTGCTGCATTGCACCTGTCCTCGCGGCCAAGGTGCTCAGAGGCGTCGAGGTGACTGTGGGCCACGAGCAGGAGGAAGGTGGCAAGTGGCCTTATGCCGGGACCGCAGAGGCCATCAAGGCCCTGGGTGCCAAGCACTGCGTGAAGGAAGTGGTCATATCCTTCCTGGTAGCCAGGCCCGGCCCGCTGTCGTGCTTGTCCCTGAGACGTGCATAGGGACGCCCCTCCCTCCGGGCTGTCTTGGTGGGTGGCCTCTTCACCGGGAGCTGCACCTGCTGCTCTCCCTGTGGGGCCTCCCCCAGTGGGCACCGCAGCCATGTGTCTAAGGGCAGAGAGCAGATGGCTGTGACAGCCCAGCTGGTGTGAGGTGGGTCACAGACACGTCAGAAGCGCAGCTCTGGTGCGTGGTTGGCAGATCTGGCAGATCCAGGTCCCTTGCCTGACTGTTTAGTCTGCTCAGCAACACCCAGGCAGCCACACTCCGGGCCCAGCGGGGGGAGGGTGAGGAAAGAGTGTGTgcgaggtgtggagggagagcagCCGGGCGTGCAGGAGGCGGGGGCTTCCTGAGATGCTGGGGGAAAGCGGCCGGGTGTGCAGGAGAAGGGGCTTCCTGGCTTCATTTGGGCGGAAGTTCTCAGGCCAGTTTGGGTGGCCAGGTGATTCAGCCAGCCTTgcggcccccagcccctcctgttGAGGTGTGTACCCTGAGTTCTGAGATGATGGACCAAGAACACCAGCGGGGCTGTTGCCCAGGGAGATTTGGAGGGAGGCTCCTGGAAGGCCCTGCCTGGATCTGGGAGAATGTCCATGTGAGCCCAACTGAGAGAACAGAACACTCCGGGGTGCCGGAAGGCACTGGAATGAGTAGAGCATGGACCCGGTCCCCTGCAGGTGTTGTTCTGAAGGGTGCAGTTCCTCTCAATGGGGCAGCTTTTTTCTCACAGGCAGCTTCAGACGTCAGGCCCCATCTCCCTCCCTGCGGCTTTCCTGCTGGGCAGGAGCGCAGTGCAAGGCTGGCCCCAGGCCTCTGACTGCTTGCAGGAAGATAGGGGCACGTGTCTTGGGTGGTGTGGAGGCCTGGCCAGTGGTTACATGCATGGTGTTGGGGAGGCTCAGGTCTGTGGCTGGCCGGCCCCAGTTGTGCCACCTGCTGCCCTGTTGCCTGTTGCCCTGCCCCATGAGGACCGGCTCCTTCACGGCCAGTTCTTCATCTGAAAAGCGGAGGTGCTGCCACTGCCTCCCGTGGTGGTTGTGAGCACCCCAGGCATGTGTGCGCCCCCATGGCGGGGCAGCTCGTGGCCATGTGTGGGTGTTGGGCCTGTGTGATGCTGGCATGAAAGGTGCCCCGTTCCCTGGAATTTCCCGCTGCTTTCTTCCTCTAGAATGCATGTGAATTGGGAACAGGTTCCTTCTTATGTTGTTCAGCAGCATAAATCATACAGAAAGCAGGGTCCTGCCGGCACAGACTGCACCAGGAGCGAGTTCTCCTCTTCCAAGTTATCTGAGAACAAAGTTAGGACACGCggtgagggtgggggaggggccggGGCTCCACACCTGAAAGTCCCTCAGGTCCGTGCTGGGTGGCTTTTTCCGTAACTCTGCACACGAAGCTCACGTGGACCAGAAAAACAAGGTGGTCACGACCCCAGCCTTCATGTGCGAGACGGCACTCCACTACATCCATGATGGGATCGGAGCCATGGTGAGGAAGGTGCTGGAACTCACTGGAAAGTGACGCGCATGGACGGGGCCCAGCTAGGCGCCAGGACTTGGCCTCACCCTCTGGCTGAGGAGCTGTCGGCTGCTTTCCATCCAGCTGGGAGTCTGgcaggcccttttttttttttctttgccgaAACCTGCAGGCGTTCTCTCTCTAAGGAGGATGTGCTGCAGTGCATGGGGGATGTTTCTTCCTGGGTGTGGCTGGG harbors:
- the GATD3 gene encoding glutamine amidotransferase-like class 1 domain-containing protein 3, mitochondrial isoform X1, whose product is MHVIDHTKGQPSEGESRNVLTESARIARGKITDLANLSAANHDAAIFPGGFGAAKNLSTFAVDGKDCKVNKEVERVLKEFHQAGKPIGLCCIAPVLAAKVLRGVEVTVGHEQEEGGKWPYAGTAEAIKALGAKHCVKEVVEAHVDQKNKVVTTPAFMCETALHYIHDGIGAMVRKVLELTGK